The nucleotide sequence TATTGGGTTTGTAGGAAAGGGAATCGTGGGACATGAACACTGAAGAAAAGATAGATGCTGATactaagaaggaagaagaaaactccaaGTTTAAAGCAGGCAAATATGCTCTGGCGTCCAAGAGATAcgagaaggtatataataatatgaacTGCCCGTTGATATGTGAGTTTTACAGGAGAGCGAAAGCATACGTGGAGTTGGCTGATTTAGACTTCGCTgagtttgatgtcaagaaggcCCTTGAAATCGATCCTAACAACATGTTCTCTCTCTTAGTCTTATACACCTCTTATCTATATCCAATTTAGCCTTGAGTAGGTGGATAGTTTTTTGCAATGTCTTCTCATACACTAAAGTCAACATTGTATTtgctattttattttcaaatgacAGGGAAGCTAAGTGAATCCGGAATAGAGGCAATGAGCACCTGAGCCCTTGAAAACGTTCCAAGcactttgcattttctttttcttctcttttggtttgttgcaatgtttgtttttggtttttcaaacTGAGCGTTAGTGAGATTTATTAAACAGGGGACTTGTATGACAATAATAACATTAGACTTGAGCTAGAAATTTATTGCATGTGTTGCTTTTGATTCTCTCACCTTTACACTTATCACCAGTGACGTAATTATAGAGGAAAGTTAACCACACTATACAACATGGTTAACAACTTAACATACAATAACATTTCAAATAGAAGCGTAGAATataaatgaaacgaccgaccttttttattttttaataaataataaataatatatatatatataaataaactacaactagtggtctcatacccactagccatctaaccacattcacaatcaacagcggaataacatagatcaatatccaataataaaccaataataaccaataacaatccGATATTATAGCAAAGGCAATAtcccaataccaaacaacaagaaacatgaaaccagcaacctaccaatgtttctaatgactcaactctagcaacctagcaatgccagacaacatccaatcgagtccctagaacatcctcctcttcattgccttgattccacgatcacactttgcctttacctgcaccacaaacacaaattgagatgcatgagtatttgataaacactcagtgaggcaatcctcccatctactgggctatacacacaagcaacaataattccaaagttccaaaacaagcaacaaacaaacacacaaaccaggaaatcaaacatcgtctcgctggaagggaggtgtcgaccgacaccagcctagtgtcgaccgacactggctcaatggtgtcgaccgacactaccccacagtgtcgatcgatgcccaatttgctggtgtcgaccgacaccaagtggtgtcgatcgacactccctctgcaactgcgatccgcgcgaagtcgggagtcgaatctcgctcccaaatctcctccaaaacGCCCAATACTCAAtacccaagccttatacctccTTAGGAAcatgtatcaaccaatcccagcaagaaaaaaaacacacaaacaaacaacaacaagcaagaacaagggaatcaaaggcttagattagccatagtcatgcactcaccttctaaaatgaaaatgaaccgttaactatcaaatccctccggttAAAAGCTATTCCTAGgagtcacgaagcttcccacaaaatttcagcacgatcagatctcagatgaaaccgcaattgATCCCGAAACTCCCGCTGGTCTCAAACCGCGACagagaagaaacgccccacaaaactgccgatatctcctagaatattaacccaaattcacttctgtaaaaagaagagtgtacgaaaatctcttagctacaatcCTACTAAAACTCAATACCTTTAAAAACGATTTGAGTATAcagatcctccttctcccaaaccctgacgattctgttcctttttgctttgaacaccaaaatcaagtttactcttccttctcctctttctctttgttttcagcggctaggcaacaacaaaacacgacctaggtcattctcccacttaaatatcacggtttaatcgttttctctaaaccaaaccggtccaaattgattaaaaacttaatttggTCGAATCAGAAAAtcagtggtgtcgaccgacacccccttggtgtctatcgacaccctcacccaaaacactcaaattggtttgcgggtgttacaattctcccccaccaaactggattcgtcctcgaatctcgaacaaccatcagccaaggactcccgtgcaaccgtctccacggcccgcactcctccgactgatctacagaaggtcacctctaggcgatagactcacgctccaggcgtcatttgctcttgactttttggactttcctttactcataggcctaaaccttgagttttattggctcctcatcagacctaagtctgcatgccaaatgttggctcctcatcaggccgaagcccgcatgccataatatataaggaaaagtccaaactcgtctctcagGTTGCtcccctacagcgcgcccccggatcgtcatccgaagtcgatataccaaccatactcccgagccacaaagtctctgaatatggcagtactaggagaacctaagtcccccaagagtcgcgagcaaacaattctgaacacgtctgagtcctatccctatccaggtttccttcccgtggctcgcgtaaaaacatctcaatgtcctaccaaccacatattccctcactggaatacctcatgaccacacaaggatcatatacacgccacaagggccgccacaaaggccaaacaaaatgtcctaaagaggaccgccaccaaggccaaacaaatgtcctaaagaggaccgccaccaaggccaaacaaatgtcctaaagaggaccgccaccaaggccaaacaaatgtcctaaagaggaccgccaccaaggccaaacaaatgtcctaaagaggaccgccaccaaggccaaacaaatgtcctaaagaggaccgccaccaaggccaaacaaatgtcctaaagaggaccgccaccaaggccaaacaaatgtcctaaagaggaccgccaccaaggccaaacaaatgtcctaaagaggaccgccaccaaggccaaacaaatgtcctaaagaggaccgccaccaaggccaaacaaatgtcctaaagaggaccgccaccaaggcactctggctaaacagcccgccacaaaggccatctgtcccgaaggaccgtcacaaagaccatctgtcccgaaggaccgtcacaaagacactctggctaaacagcccgccacaaaggccatctgtcccgaaggaccgtcacaaagacactctggctaaacagcccgccacaaaggccaaacaaatgtcctaaaaaggaccgccaccaaggccacacaaatgtcctaaagaggaccgtcacaaagacactctggctaaaaagcccgccacaaagaccacacattgTCTAAAAAGACCGTCACACacggcacactgactcaaaagtctgccactaaggccacacacaagcccccctttaaggctctccaccgctaaaatggacaaattctaactcccataaaactttccatatttagcactttccatttttggaaactttccacttttggaaacttctccttcaggaaactttccttcacaaccccgcctcacggaaactttgtaccccaacaccacctcatcttgttactgagtcgcacaaccaaccaccccaagcgaccgagtaacaagagagatgggctggaatactccattcccgctccagccacggattacagatgggaccaggctaaacaagctcaagtcgcggcttgcttctcataccacttcttgaaccttgccttcatctttgcctcaggctcccaagtctgctcctcaacaccatcacagtcccacaggactctcatcaaaggaatcttcttcttccgaagttccttgatcctcctctcgagaaccctcactggtctcgcctccaaagtcatgttaggctgaagatcctcaggaatcttagccaacacctcctctccctcacggagacacttccgcaacatagacacatggaaaaccttatggaatgcacgcatcacctcaggtaactccaatctatatgccactggtccaacccgctcaatcactctgaatggacccatatacctcggactcaacttagtctctgacaatgacctgttcggaccccgcaacatggccatcttgaggtacactctgtctcctacctgaaactcaagatctctcctcctcctatctgcataactcctctgcctatcctgagcctccttcatgttcagcttgagaacccgaatcttctctgaggtctcctgaacaaaactagcgctaaacatgctcctctcccccacctgagtccagcataatggtgtacgacatggcctcccatacaaagcctcataaggagccatcttaatactcgcctgataactgttgttgtaagcaaactctaccaggttcaggtgatctgcccaatggccaccccaatccaacacacacatcctcaacaaatcttCCAGCGTCTGGAttgtcctctcagactgtccatctgtctggggataataagctgtactcatatgcaccttagtgcccatctctgcctgaaatgc is from Camelina sativa cultivar DH55 chromosome 20, Cs, whole genome shotgun sequence and encodes:
- the LOC104771250 gene encoding peptidyl-prolyl cis-trans isomerase FKBP62-like isoform X2, with protein sequence MVRMRNCLSSNQMKVAPPISTVYFEVDLVTYDKERESWDMNTEEKIDADTKKEEENSKFKAGKYALASKRYEKGS
- the LOC104771250 gene encoding peptidyl-prolyl cis-trans isomerase FKBP62-like isoform X1, whose translation is MVRMRNCLSSNQMKVAPPISTVYFEVDLVTYDKERESWDMNTEEKIDADTKKEEENSKFKAGKYALASKRYEKVYNNMNCPLICEFYRRAKAYVELADLDFAEFDVKKALEIDPNNMFSLLVLYTSYLYPI